In Saccharicrinis fermentans DSM 9555 = JCM 21142, a genomic segment contains:
- a CDS encoding RagB/SusD family nutrient uptake outer membrane protein gives MMKFNYIIFPVIALLFVTVGCSDFLEDDQQYTEEEVVLTSGQRSRGLIDDLYSFYDYEYFTDFSREYLTDNAVLNSNESALGSGYWGPTSNPYSDTWEQSYDNMRQIFQYIDLVHNKGLYYINGEAFEDISETVIRRYYGEAFFLKAWAEWELLKVYGGPDNEGNMLGFPIVNEILEDEEYASLSRDSYDDCVAQIMADLDVAIDSLPLTYSGSDAYIGNVQIGRASGLAAYALKAKVALYAASPAFNPTNDLSKWEEAAALAHEAIMQNSGSLKSLQDYDYTSTTNVDHIWRLRDANLKKDLEERLYPPTLYGQGEVNPSQNLVDAFPDSKGYPISMSVEYDPANPYASRDDRFYKFIFYNTDRSFTSETGSDYDSLQIYEGGLDNYGGFMRTEGTRTGYYLKRFLNKLNFDPSVDNATTSAARVYVQLGLTELYLNYAEAANEAFGPDIIPAGYNFSAKDALAQVRKRAGITSDEYLDLVAANSADFRTLLKNERRIEMCFSGERFHDLRRWNDIVATEDVRGMKITKNADGTFSYQEVEVENRTYEAKNSYLPLPYAELILNSNLKQNQGW, from the coding sequence ATGATGAAATTTAATTATATAATTTTTCCTGTCATTGCTTTATTGTTTGTTACAGTGGGTTGTAGCGATTTTTTAGAGGATGATCAGCAGTATACAGAGGAAGAGGTGGTACTTACCTCTGGCCAACGATCCCGTGGTCTGATTGATGACCTTTATAGCTTCTATGATTATGAATATTTTACTGATTTTTCTAGGGAGTACCTTACGGATAATGCAGTTCTAAATTCTAATGAATCTGCGCTGGGAAGCGGCTATTGGGGGCCTACTAGCAATCCTTATTCTGATACCTGGGAGCAATCGTATGATAACATGCGTCAGATATTCCAGTATATCGATCTTGTCCATAACAAAGGGCTGTACTATATCAATGGTGAGGCATTTGAAGATATAAGTGAAACAGTAATTCGTCGCTATTACGGAGAGGCCTTCTTTTTAAAGGCTTGGGCAGAGTGGGAGTTGCTTAAGGTTTATGGAGGTCCTGATAACGAGGGTAATATGCTTGGTTTTCCTATTGTTAATGAAATACTAGAAGACGAAGAGTATGCTTCCTTATCAAGAGATTCTTATGATGACTGTGTGGCACAAATCATGGCTGATTTGGACGTGGCAATTGATAGCTTGCCGCTTACTTACTCAGGTAGCGATGCATACATAGGTAATGTGCAGATAGGACGAGCCAGTGGTCTGGCAGCTTATGCCTTGAAGGCTAAAGTGGCTTTGTATGCCGCTAGTCCCGCTTTTAATCCAACAAACGATTTATCTAAGTGGGAAGAGGCAGCCGCATTGGCCCATGAGGCCATTATGCAAAATAGTGGTTCTTTAAAGTCTTTACAAGATTATGATTATACTTCCACAACCAATGTAGATCATATCTGGAGATTGAGAGATGCTAACCTTAAGAAGGATCTGGAAGAAAGATTATATCCTCCTACTTTATATGGGCAGGGCGAGGTCAATCCTTCGCAAAACCTAGTAGACGCTTTCCCTGATTCAAAAGGATATCCCATTAGTATGTCAGTTGAGTATGATCCTGCTAATCCTTATGCCTCTAGGGATGATCGCTTTTATAAATTTATTTTTTATAATACTGATCGTTCTTTTACTTCTGAAACAGGATCTGACTACGATTCATTGCAGATTTATGAGGGAGGTTTAGACAATTATGGTGGTTTCATGCGTACAGAAGGAACGCGTACAGGTTATTATTTAAAGAGATTTCTTAATAAGTTGAATTTTGATCCTTCTGTTGATAATGCAACAACTTCAGCTGCAAGAGTATATGTACAATTGGGATTGACAGAACTTTATCTCAATTATGCTGAAGCAGCGAATGAGGCTTTTGGCCCAGATATAATTCCTGCTGGATATAATTTTTCTGCTAAAGATGCGTTGGCACAGGTACGAAAAAGAGCAGGTATTACTTCTGATGAGTACCTAGATTTGGTTGCTGCAAATAGTGCAGACTTTAGAACTTTGCTCAAAAATGAACGACGTATTGAAATGTGCTTCTCTGGAGAACGGTTTCATGACTTGCGTCGCTGGAATGATATCGTGGCAACGGAGGATGTGAGAGGAATGAAAATAACAAAAAATGCTGATGGAACATTTTCATATCAAGAAGTTGAAGTTGAAAATCGAACTTATGAAGCAAAAAATAGTTATTTGCCACTACCCTATGCTGAGCTGATATTAAATAGTAATTTGAAACAAAACCAAGGTTGGTAA